The nucleotide window AGCGGTGCCATCTTTTTAGTCGCAGGTATATATCAATTCTCGTCTTTAAAACAATCCTGTTTGAATTATTGTCGTTCGCCATTAACGATTTTGAGTAACGGTTGGCGACAAGGCACCTGGCCGGCAATTGAGATGGGATTAAAAAATGGCGCTTATTGTGTCGGCTGTTGTTGGTTTTTAATGGCGATTTTATTTGTCAGCGGAGTGATGAATCTGACCTGGATCTTACTGCTAACCATCGTCGTCATTATTGAAAAATCGATGCCCAAAGGCGATATCATCAGCAAGTTTCTTGGTGCTGTGCTGATCCTATTGGGCATTAGCTATATGGTGTAAAGCAAGTAATTACTAACTATCAAACACGGTGAAAACCTGCCTTGATATCGCAATCAATTCGCCTTTGGCATCCCAAATATTGGCCTCAGTATGACCATAACCATCTGCTGCTTGCCGTGTTTTAACTTGGTAAGCGAACCAATCAGTTGCTGCAATATCGCGATGTGGATGAATAAATTCTAAGTTCCAACTCAAACTACTTGCCGGTGCTGGCCAGCGCAGCATTTGCAAAACAGGTGGTGGCCAACTGTCGATTAAGGCAATGATGTGAGCATCGGTGATCTGTTTTGGCGCTTTACTAAATCGCATCCAACCAAATATTGCGGACGCGTCATTGGCCATAAAGGGCATCTTGCCTTCAACGATTGCCATATCAAAGTGACGCAAAAACTTAGGAACAAGTTTAGGGATTTGTGGAATAAAGTTGGCTCTTTTAGGAAGCTGATGGTCATGAAATTGCAGGTTATCTACCTTTATTTTTGAGCTTCGTTCAACGCCAAAACTGGCCAGTGCGGTAATACAAACCGCATCGTCTTGCATCGCTTTCGCCAAGACTTGCGTCACATTTTTGCCTTGTCGTAAAATCTCGACTTCGATAGACAACGGCTGCTCTGCGCTAATGGGGCCAACAAAACTCGTAGACAGAGAACGCAACAATCTACCTTCACCAACTTTGATGGCAATGGCTTGATAGGTAACGGCGGCTGAAATACCACCAAATAAGGTTCGTCCTTGCGACCAGGATTTATCAACTTGAATCGTCGCTTTATCTGCACCATTTGCCAACTGTTGTTGAACGGCGCTTAAAATGTCATCTATGTGCATGATTGAGTTATACTTATTATCAGACCCGAGTGGTCTTACCAGTAAAGTTAACTCATTTTAGGAATGTTGTTTGATAAAATCAATCGATTGTTGATTAAATTGTTTTGGTTGCTCGACATTACAGACGTGACCACAGTCTTCAATTTCCACCAAATGACTCTGTTGATGGCGCGCAACAATGTCGCGAACAGGGCGTAAAAACATATAGTCATTCTGCCCCATTAAATACAAAGTTGGCTTACCGCTTTCATGTTCGCGATAATACTTCATCAGCGGATTAACATCTGCTGCCAGTTTAAACCAACGTTTAAATTCTTTCTGGCATAACTTTTTCGCATCGTTAATAAACATATGGCGCGATTCTTTTTGCCCTTTCTGCGGCATTAGAATAAATGCGAACAAACGATACAACCACATGTATGGCATAACATGTTTGAAAAAATCACCGAGTTTAACCAAGGTGTTTGAGCGATAATCAAAACGCGTAACAGCGCCGCCCAAGACCATAGACTTAACCCGACTTGGGGCTAACTCCGCCAATTTGTGAATTAATATGGTCCCCAGCGAGATGCCAACGAAATGAGCCGTGCGTATTTTCAGGTGATCAAGTACATGAATGATATCTTGGGTGACATCTTTGAAGGTGTAGCCTTTGGTCAACAATTGTCGAATCGTTACCGGTGCCGAACGGCCATGCCCACGCAAATCAATAAACAACAAATTGAAATGTTGTTTATATTCTTTTAATTGTTTGAACCATATAGATGAGCTGCCACCAGCACCATGCACGAAAACAACCCATTCGTCAGAATTGGGGTTTAAAATGGTTTTATGAAAAAGTAATGAATTTGCCGACATCGAGTTACTACAAAAAAACGCTCACTGAACTTCGTGAGCGTTAGATTCTCGCACGCTGGCGTACAGTTGTAAACTGAAATCGCCTACCATTAAGCGATGTTAAAATTTGCCAAGCATGGGTCAATTACCACGCGGGTTGATGACGATTAGGGTTGCTGTTACTGCGCCACCACATTTGCTGCATTGATACACACCACATATAAGCTGAGGCGATGGTATAACCGACACCACCGATAATCGTTAACCAAGCAAAGTGAGGGTTTATTTTCGTCAGCCACCAAGACAACACATCGATAATTAAGAACGCAAATGGCGTGCTAATTGCGACTACTTTTAGCCAATTTGGA belongs to Thalassotalea sp. HSM 43 and includes:
- a CDS encoding acyl-CoA thioesterase, whose amino-acid sequence is MHIDDILSAVQQQLANGADKATIQVDKSWSQGRTLFGGISAAVTYQAIAIKVGEGRLLRSLSTSFVGPISAEQPLSIEVEILRQGKNVTQVLAKAMQDDAVCITALASFGVERSSKIKVDNLQFHDHQLPKRANFIPQIPKLVPKFLRHFDMAIVEGKMPFMANDASAIFGWMRFSKAPKQITDAHIIALIDSWPPPVLQMLRWPAPASSLSWNLEFIHPHRDIAATDWFAYQVKTRQAADGYGHTEANIWDAKGELIAISRQVFTVFDS
- a CDS encoding alpha/beta fold hydrolase, which encodes MSANSLLFHKTILNPNSDEWVVFVHGAGGSSSIWFKQLKEYKQHFNLLFIDLRGHGRSAPVTIRQLLTKGYTFKDVTQDIIHVLDHLKIRTAHFVGISLGTILIHKLAELAPSRVKSMVLGGAVTRFDYRSNTLVKLGDFFKHVMPYMWLYRLFAFILMPQKGQKESRHMFINDAKKLCQKEFKRWFKLAADVNPLMKYYREHESGKPTLYLMGQNDYMFLRPVRDIVARHQQSHLVEIEDCGHVCNVEQPKQFNQQSIDFIKQHS